A single window of Helicobacter pylori DNA harbors:
- a CDS encoding glycosyltransferase family 9 protein produces MHVACLLALGDNLITLSLLKEIAFKQQQSLKILGTRLTLKIAKLLECEKHFEIIPLFENIPAFYDLKKQGVFLAMKDFLWLLKAIKKHKIKHLILEKQDFRSALLAKFIPITTPNKEIKNVYQNRQELFSQIYGHVFDNSQYSMSVKNPKKILINPFTRSIERSIPLEHLKIVLKLLKPFCVTLLDFEERYAFLKDKAAHYRAKTSLEEVKNLILESDLYIGGDSFLIHLAYYLKKNYFIFFYRDNDDFMPPNGKNENFLKAHKSHSIEQDLAKKFRHLGLL; encoded by the coding sequence TTAGGGGATAATCTCATCACGCTTAGCCTTTTAAAAGAAATCGCTTTCAAACAGCAACAGTCCCTTAAAATCCTAGGCACTCGTTTGACTTTAAAAATCGCCAAGCTTTTAGAATGCGAAAAACATTTTGAAATCATTCCTCTTTTTGAAAATATCCCCGCTTTTTATGATCTTAAAAAACAAGGCGTTTTTTTGGCGATGAAGGATTTTTTATGGTTGTTAAAAGCGATTAAAAAGCACAAAATCAAACACTTGATTTTAGAAAAACAAGACTTTAGAAGCGCTCTTTTAGCCAAATTCATTCCCATAACCACTCCAAATAAAGAAATTAAAAATGTTTATCAAAACCGCCAGGAGTTGTTTTCTCAAATTTATGGGCATGTTTTTGATAATAGTCAATATTCCATGAGTGTAAAAAACCCCAAAAAGATTTTGATCAACCCTTTCACAAGATCCATAGAGCGAAGTATCCCTTTAGAACATTTAAAAATCGTTTTAAAACTTTTAAAACCCTTTTGTGTTACGCTTTTAGATTTTGAAGAACGATACGCTTTTTTAAAAGATAAAGCCGCTCATTATCGCGCTAAAACCAGTTTAGAAGAAGTTAAAAACCTGATTTTAGAAAGCGATTTGTATATAGGAGGGGATTCGTTTTTGATCCATTTGGCTTACTATTTAAAGAAAAATTATTTTATCTTTTTTTATAGGGATAATGACGATTTCATGCCGCCTAATGGTAAGAATGAAAATTTTCTAAAAGCCCATAAAAGCCATTCTATAGAACAAGATTTAGCCAAAAAATTCCGCCATTTGGGGCTATTATAA
- the typA gene encoding translational GTPase TypA has protein sequence MKNIRNIAVIAHVDHGKTTLVDGLLSQSGTFSEREKVDERVMDSNDLERERGITILSKNTAIYYKDTKINIIDTPGHADFGGEVERVLKMVDGVLLLVDAQEGVMPQTKFVVKKALSFGICPIVVVNKIDKPAAEPDRVVDEVFDLFVAMGASDKQLDFPVVYAAARDGYAMKSLDDEKKNLEPLFETILEHVPSPSGSVDEPLQMQIFTLDYDNYVGKIGIARVFNGSVKKNESVLLMKSDGSKENGRITKLIGFLGLARTEIENAYAGDIVAIAGFNAMDVGDSVVDPANPMPLDPMHLEEPTMSVYFAVNDSPLAGLEGKHVTANKLKDRLLKEMQTNIAMKCEEMGEGKFKVSGRGELQITILAENLRREGFEFSISRPEVIIKEENGVKCEPFEHLVIDTPQDFSGAIIERLGKRKAEMKAMNPMSDGYTRLEFEIPARGLIGYRSEFLTDTKGEGVMNHSFLEFRPFSGSVESRKNGALISMENGEATAFSLFNIQERGALFINPQTKVYVGMVIGEHSRDNDLDVNPIKSKHLTNMRASGSDDAIKLTPPRTMVLERALEWIEEDEILEVTPLNLRIRKKILDPNMRKRAKK, from the coding sequence ATGAAAAATATTAGAAATATCGCTGTAATCGCGCATGTTGATCATGGGAAAACCACTCTAGTAGATGGCTTACTTTCTCAATCTGGCACATTTAGTGAGAGGGAAAAAGTGGATGAAAGGGTGATGGATAGCAATGATTTGGAAAGAGAAAGAGGCATCACTATCCTGTCTAAAAACACCGCTATTTATTACAAAGACACTAAAATCAATATCATTGACACTCCTGGGCATGCTGATTTTGGGGGCGAAGTGGAGCGCGTTTTAAAAATGGTGGATGGGGTGTTGCTCTTAGTGGACGCTCAAGAAGGGGTCATGCCTCAAACTAAATTCGTGGTTAAAAAGGCTTTGAGTTTTGGGATTTGCCCTATTGTGGTGGTGAATAAAATTGATAAGCCTGCCGCTGAACCGGACAGAGTGGTGGATGAAGTTTTTGACTTGTTCGTAGCCATGGGGGCTAGCGATAAACAATTGGATTTCCCTGTGGTGTATGCCGCCGCACGAGATGGCTATGCGATGAAAAGTTTAGACGATGAAAAGAAAAATTTAGAGCCTTTGTTTGAAACGATTTTAGAGCATGTGCCAAGCCCTAGCGGGAGCGTTGATGAGCCTTTGCAAATGCAAATTTTCACGCTTGATTATGACAATTATGTGGGCAAAATCGGTATCGCTAGGGTGTTTAATGGCTCGGTTAAAAAGAATGAAAGCGTGCTGTTGATGAAAAGCGATGGGAGTAAAGAAAATGGTCGTATCACTAAGCTTATAGGTTTTTTAGGGCTGGCTAGGACGGAGATTGAAAACGCTTATGCGGGCGATATTGTAGCGATTGCCGGGTTTAACGCGATGGATGTGGGCGATAGCGTCGTTGATCCTGCTAACCCCATGCCTTTAGACCCCATGCATTTAGAAGAGCCTACGATGAGCGTGTATTTTGCTGTCAATGATTCGCCCTTAGCCGGATTAGAAGGAAAGCATGTTACTGCTAATAAATTGAAAGACAGGCTCTTAAAAGAAATGCAAACCAATATCGCTATGAAATGCGAAGAAATGGGCGAAGGCAAGTTTAAAGTGAGCGGGCGTGGGGAATTGCAGATCACTATTTTAGCTGAAAATTTACGCCGTGAAGGGTTTGAGTTTAGCATTTCACGCCCTGAAGTCATCATTAAAGAAGAAAATGGCGTTAAATGCGAGCCTTTTGAGCATTTAGTGATTGACACGCCCCAAGATTTTAGCGGGGCTATCATTGAGAGATTAGGCAAAAGAAAAGCCGAGATGAAAGCGATGAATCCCATGAGCGATGGCTATACAAGATTAGAATTTGAAATTCCTGCAAGGGGGCTTATCGGTTATAGGAGCGAGTTTTTAACCGACACTAAAGGCGAAGGCGTGATGAATCATAGCTTTTTGGAATTCCGCCCTTTTAGCGGGAGCGTGGAATCGCGCAAAAATGGGGCGCTCATTAGCATGGAAAATGGCGAAGCGACCGCTTTTTCCCTTTTCAATATCCAAGAAAGAGGCGCGCTTTTTATCAACCCCCAAACGAAGGTTTATGTGGGCATGGTCATTGGCGAACACAGCAGGGATAATGATTTAGATGTCAATCCTATCAAATCCAAGCATTTAACCAACATGAGAGCGAGCGGGAGCGATGATGCGATCAAACTCACCCCGCCTAGGACTATGGTGTTAGAAAGGGCGTTAGAATGGATTGAAGAAGATGAGATTTTAGAAGTTACCCCCTTGAATTTAAGGATCAGGAAAAAGATTTTAGACCCTAACATGAGGAAAAGGGCGAAAAAATAA
- a CDS encoding VirB8/TrbF family protein gives MSKRSEVLEQFHGGLKNLELQTKRRMDLWGDLKENEEQTLLLGKIENELKQLENKENLKADNNTEFKEENQDTKENQSNDLFSLPLPTQTTINGIKEFVEEPVIETEEKEIPQNEPIQEKKERIFKNFFSRIGFNKSIAPTMLFEEVRDASVIYHLEKKLGDYIFYVACFFFGTTALLIILLTVLLPLKQKEPYLVQFSNNKENFALVQKADSTITANKALIRSLVGAYVLNRESITHIEQHEKMRQNTIKEQSSNEVWYEFEKLIAYY, from the coding sequence ATGTCAAAAAGAAGCGAAGTTTTAGAACAATTTCATGGCGGTTTAAAAAATTTAGAATTACAAACTAAAAGACGCATGGATTTGTGGGGCGATCTAAAAGAGAATGAAGAACAAACTTTGCTTTTAGGAAAAATTGAAAATGAATTAAAGCAATTAGAAAACAAAGAAAATCTTAAAGCAGACAACAACACAGAATTTAAAGAAGAAAATCAAGACACTAAAGAAAACCAGTCTAACGATTTGTTTTCTTTGCCATTGCCCACTCAAACCACCATCAATGGAATTAAAGAATTTGTAGAAGAGCCTGTGATAGAAACAGAGGAAAAAGAAATACCCCAAAACGAGCCAATCCAAGAAAAAAAAGAAAGAATTTTTAAAAACTTTTTCTCCAGAATAGGCTTTAATAAAAGCATTGCCCCCACAATGCTTTTTGAAGAAGTGAGAGATGCAAGCGTTATCTATCATTTAGAGAAAAAATTAGGCGATTATATCTTTTATGTAGCGTGTTTCTTCTTTGGCACAACAGCATTGCTTATTATCTTACTGACTGTTCTGTTGCCCTTAAAACAAAAAGAGCCGTATTTAGTGCAATTTTCTAACAATAAAGAAAATTTTGCTTTAGTTCAAAAGGCAGATAGCACCATTACAGCCAATAAAGCTCTTATTCGTTCATTAGTGGGAGCGTATGTGCTAAACAGGGAAAGCATTACTCATATTGAGCAACATGAAAAAATGCGTCAAAACACCATTAAAGAGCAAAGTTCCAATGAGGTATGGTATGAATTTGAAAAACTCATCGCTTATTATTAA
- a CDS encoding tyrosine-type recombinase/integrase: MPHNKLTKSQRELFCNLKAFLYTKAKNFTPIQDVKDMALILDTQDKILKCHNIEQLKQLCHILYNQDIKHTIMMQGLFLFFNYFKDNLKLRSFRMLSEEQVINFLFELAQNRKHSSMAKYVMYLRQFFDYLDRKRRYGFDFTLKNLAFAKTKESLPRHLNDKDLKSFLKTLLDYKPATSFEKRNKCILLIVILGGLRKCEVLNIELKHIQVEEQNYSILIQGKGRKERKAYIKKSLLEPSLNAWLSDEYRLKYFNGAYLFKKDKQKAQNSLTLYNFIPLIFKLAQIKHYKQYGTGLHLFRHSFATLIYQETQDLVLTSRALGHSSLLSTKIYIHTTQEHNKKVALVFDSLIENKK, translated from the coding sequence ATGCCACATAACAAACTCACTAAATCTCAGAGAGAACTCTTTTGTAATCTCAAAGCCTTTTTATACACTAAGGCTAAAAACTTCACGCCCATTCAAGATGTGAAGGATATGGCTTTAATCCTAGACACACAAGATAAAATCTTAAAATGTCATAATATAGAGCAATTAAAACAACTCTGTCATATTCTTTATAATCAAGACATTAAACACACTATAATGATGCAAGGCTTGTTTTTATTCTTTAACTATTTTAAAGATAATCTCAAATTAAGAAGTTTTAGAATGCTTAGCGAAGAGCAAGTGATTAACTTTCTCTTTGAACTCGCTCAAAATAGAAAACACAGCTCTATGGCTAAGTATGTGATGTATTTAAGACAATTCTTTGATTATTTGGATAGAAAAAGGCGTTATGGCTTTGATTTTACGCTTAAAAACCTAGCCTTTGCTAAGACCAAAGAAAGCTTACCCAGACATTTAAACGATAAAGACTTAAAGAGTTTTTTAAAAACACTCTTAGACTATAAGCCAGCTACAAGCTTTGAAAAACGCAATAAGTGTATTCTACTTATTGTAATACTTGGGGGACTTAGAAAATGCGAAGTGTTAAACATAGAATTAAAACACATTCAAGTAGAAGAGCAAAACTACTCTATTTTAATTCAAGGTAAAGGTAGAAAAGAGAGAAAAGCTTATATTAAAAAGAGTTTGTTAGAACCAAGCTTGAATGCTTGGCTTAGTGATGAATATAGACTAAAATATTTTAATGGGGCATATCTTTTTAAAAAAGACAAACAAAAAGCACAAAATTCTTTAACGCTTTATAACTTTATCCCCTTAATCTTTAAACTAGCTCAAATCAAACACTATAAGCAATATGGCACAGGCTTACATCTATTTAGGCATAGTTTTGCAACACTCATTTATCAAGAAACCCAAGACTTAGTTTTAACTTCAAGGGCGTTAGGGCATAGCTCCTTACTCTCTACTAAGATTTATATTCATACCACACAAGAGCATAACAAGAAAGTGGCTCTTGTGTTTGATAGTTTGATAGAGAACAAGAAGTAA
- a CDS encoding nucleotidyl transferase AbiEii/AbiGii toxin family protein, which yields MFFLSIPINEKSLSFIKNNFQAQIQALEQFYPIIKNALNLGLNPSSIKFGGGTALSMYYFQHRLSFDIDLFVNDAQCLGFFSPKLWIDNCSHFNSTRYIDQHNHIGVTNKDNIKIDVLVDYASNEGYVDNSKKIFAFDIYIESLENIIAKKITFRKTDNKTRDIFDIAVALHNDNNLFDKLLSSQKITKQDLLTLQNSLQELDKKRYSIEIDMVEPISHYKDLSLNAYDFLIDKIDQIKTATYSNSHDNADDLDNSNEYTPTPKRRR from the coding sequence ATGTTCTTTCTATCAATCCCTATCAATGAAAAGAGCCTTAGTTTTATCAAAAACAACTTTCAAGCTCAAATTCAAGCCCTAGAACAATTTTATCCCATTATTAAAAATGCTTTGAATTTAGGGCTTAATCCTAGTAGTATTAAGTTTGGAGGAGGCACAGCTTTGAGCATGTATTACTTCCAGCATAGATTAAGCTTTGATATTGATTTGTTTGTCAATGATGCTCAATGTTTGGGATTTTTTAGCCCTAAATTATGGATAGATAATTGCAGTCATTTTAATAGCACAAGATACATAGACCAACATAATCATATAGGCGTAACGAATAAAGACAACATTAAAATAGATGTTTTAGTGGATTATGCTAGTAATGAGGGATATGTAGATAATTCTAAAAAGATTTTTGCTTTTGATATTTATATAGAAAGTTTAGAAAATATTATCGCTAAAAAGATTACTTTTAGAAAAACTGATAATAAAACAAGAGATATTTTTGATATAGCAGTGGCTTTGCATAATGACAATAATTTATTTGACAAGCTTTTAAGTTCTCAAAAAATAACTAAGCAAGACTTACTAACTCTTCAAAATTCTTTGCAAGAGTTAGATAAAAAGCGTTATAGCATAGAAATAGATATGGTAGAACCCATTTCACACTATAAAGACCTTTCTTTAAATGCTTATGATTTTTTAATAGACAAAATAGACCAAATTAAAACAGCGACTTACTCAAATTCCCATGACAACGCAGATGATTTAGACAATTCCAATGAATACACCCCCACACCTAAGCGTAGACGATAA